The proteins below come from a single Agromyces flavus genomic window:
- a CDS encoding aldose 1-epimerase family protein, with amino-acid sequence MATKNTPPTAELRRRTGDLAAFAGIQEVVLKNGREEGVRALLMRNAVGLELEVLIDRAFDLGSARFRGTPFGWRSGNGFRHPGLHEADAEDGLSWLRALDGLLVTGGLDHALFGGEYDATHYAYPPKQTVRHGLHGRLTAIPARLLRVEEDWQEEGGSLRVVGEVIQATSFGEHLRLTRTIELDLFGTSVRVHDVVDNLGFEPTPHMFLYHLNIGHPYVDEGTQFVAAITRHEWASDSTSQQGVAYDVLSAPIDGFVEQVWEHALVAGPDGRHRVALHAADGARGVEVTWDAATQPFFFEWQNLRSGQYGIGLEPSSNHVTGEAAARDDGTLTWLAHGERREYDLTIRILDGDDEVRDSLTAIRALGDQPTGS; translated from the coding sequence ATGGCCACGAAGAACACGCCGCCCACCGCCGAACTGCGCCGTCGTACCGGCGATCTCGCGGCATTCGCCGGCATCCAGGAGGTCGTCCTCAAGAACGGCCGCGAAGAGGGGGTCCGCGCACTCCTGATGCGCAACGCCGTCGGGCTCGAACTCGAGGTCCTCATCGACCGCGCGTTCGACCTCGGGTCGGCCCGATTCCGCGGCACGCCGTTCGGCTGGCGCAGCGGCAACGGGTTCCGCCATCCGGGGCTTCATGAAGCCGACGCCGAGGACGGGCTGTCCTGGCTGCGGGCGCTCGACGGCCTGCTGGTCACGGGCGGCCTCGACCACGCGCTGTTCGGCGGCGAGTACGACGCCACCCACTACGCGTACCCGCCCAAGCAGACCGTGCGCCATGGGCTGCACGGCCGGCTGACCGCGATCCCGGCTCGCCTGCTCCGCGTGGAGGAGGACTGGCAGGAGGAGGGGGGCAGCCTGCGGGTCGTCGGCGAAGTCATCCAGGCGACCTCGTTCGGCGAGCACCTCCGCCTCACCCGAACGATCGAGCTGGACCTGTTCGGCACGTCCGTCCGCGTCCACGACGTGGTCGACAACCTCGGATTCGAGCCGACGCCGCACATGTTCCTGTACCACCTCAACATCGGCCATCCATACGTCGACGAGGGGACGCAGTTCGTCGCGGCGATCACCCGTCACGAATGGGCGTCGGATTCCACCTCGCAGCAGGGCGTCGCCTACGACGTGCTTTCCGCCCCGATCGACGGGTTCGTCGAGCAGGTGTGGGAGCACGCGCTCGTCGCCGGGCCCGACGGGCGCCATCGCGTCGCCTTGCACGCCGCCGACGGCGCCCGTGGGGTCGAGGTGACGTGGGATGCCGCGACCCAGCCGTTCTTCTTCGAATGGCAGAACCTCCGATCGGGCCAGTACGGCATCGGGCTGGAGCCGTCGAGCAATCACGTCACGGGAGAAGCGGCGGCGCGGGACGACGGCACGCTCACCTGGCTGGCCCACGGCGAGCGGCGCGAGTACGACCTGACGATCCGGATCCTCGACGGCGACGACGAAGTGCGCGACTCGCTCACCGCCATCCGCGCCCTCGGCGACCAGCCCACCGGCTCCTGA
- a CDS encoding substrate-binding domain-containing protein, with the protein MQSSRTQKRAIVTAAAATAVALTTVLAGCTSAPAEGAAPAAEGSEKFVIGFQQPLGGQAWREMGLASLQALAARPEYEDRVEVKIVRTNDNDAAQQNAAIQNLIAEGVDAILFDPASATGADAAIAQAETAGIPVFANGGPYDNDYVYTVSTDWASAGTVGAEWLVDQLGDNTDVAVLEGLAGVPLNDGSMPGVEDVLTEGGATIVARGTNGWNEADAQKAMAQILQSNPDVGGVYSFLTGGQGVPTAFADAGIDFVPVVGGSGYNGEACTLVEHADEGLVGNMVFGQPAIYAKGLEQAVALLDGEEIEKEQFFPPLEITNENAEDFCLPDQPDNFQLGYDFPGLDLTVDEVLAFYQK; encoded by the coding sequence ATGCAGTCCTCACGCACCCAGAAGCGCGCCATCGTCACCGCCGCGGCGGCCACCGCCGTCGCCCTCACCACCGTCCTCGCCGGCTGCACTTCGGCCCCGGCCGAGGGCGCCGCCCCCGCCGCCGAGGGCTCCGAGAAGTTCGTCATCGGTTTCCAGCAGCCGCTCGGCGGCCAGGCATGGCGCGAGATGGGACTCGCGTCGCTGCAGGCCCTCGCCGCGCGTCCCGAGTACGAGGACCGCGTCGAAGTCAAGATCGTGCGAACGAACGACAATGACGCGGCACAGCAGAACGCGGCAATCCAGAACCTCATCGCCGAAGGCGTCGATGCGATCCTGTTCGACCCGGCTTCGGCGACCGGCGCCGACGCGGCCATCGCGCAGGCCGAGACGGCCGGCATCCCGGTGTTCGCCAACGGCGGCCCGTACGACAACGACTACGTCTACACGGTGTCGACCGACTGGGCGAGCGCCGGGACCGTGGGCGCCGAGTGGCTCGTCGACCAGCTCGGTGACAACACGGATGTCGCGGTGCTCGAGGGCCTCGCGGGCGTCCCGCTCAACGACGGATCGATGCCCGGTGTGGAGGACGTGCTCACCGAGGGCGGGGCGACGATCGTCGCTCGAGGCACGAACGGATGGAACGAGGCCGACGCGCAGAAGGCGATGGCGCAGATCCTCCAGTCGAACCCCGACGTCGGCGGCGTCTACTCCTTCCTCACCGGCGGCCAGGGAGTGCCGACGGCCTTCGCCGATGCGGGGATCGACTTCGTGCCCGTCGTGGGCGGCTCGGGTTACAACGGCGAGGCGTGCACGCTCGTCGAGCACGCCGACGAGGGCCTGGTCGGCAACATGGTGTTCGGCCAGCCGGCGATCTACGCGAAGGGCCTCGAGCAGGCCGTCGCGCTGCTCGACGGCGAGGAGATCGAGAAGGAGCAGTTCTTCCCGCCGCTCGAGATCACGAACGAGAACGCCGAGGACTTCTGCCTTCCCGACCAGCCCGACAACTTCCAGCTCGGCTACGACTTCCCGGGCCTGGATCTGACCGTCGACGAAGTGCTCGCGTTCTACCAGAAGTAG
- a CDS encoding sugar phosphate isomerase/epimerase family protein, with product MIQVGIFSGYFPYDLETTARKIRQLGFNTVQLDLHFTDIDLSAGQITDEKAKRVRDTFRANDLPICAISGYTNIVHPDLDERKRRVDYLKEIIRNARKFGTPYVISESGTFNSESDWVHDDKNKTAEGFDTALEVLQDLAQTAHDHGATFLLETYVNNVIGSLEETQRVFDEIDRPGIELLMDPTNYFETHNIDNQREVLGDVFDELGHRVRIAHAKDVKRSGDDKTEKHADIGDENALESHTFRGVGEIELPAAGLGELDYEFYVQRLAEKSPNVPLIIEHLDESDVPRAKRFVDEVLTKVGV from the coding sequence ATGATTCAAGTCGGCATCTTCTCGGGATACTTCCCGTACGACCTCGAGACCACGGCGCGCAAGATCCGCCAGCTCGGGTTCAACACCGTGCAGCTCGACCTGCACTTCACCGACATCGACCTGAGCGCCGGGCAGATCACCGACGAGAAGGCCAAGCGCGTGCGCGACACCTTCCGCGCGAACGACCTGCCGATCTGCGCCATCTCGGGCTACACCAACATCGTCCACCCCGACCTGGACGAGCGGAAGCGGCGCGTCGACTACCTCAAGGAGATCATCCGCAACGCCCGCAAGTTCGGCACGCCCTACGTCATCTCGGAGTCGGGCACCTTCAACAGCGAGAGCGACTGGGTGCACGACGACAAGAACAAGACGGCCGAGGGGTTCGACACCGCCCTCGAGGTGCTGCAGGACCTCGCCCAGACCGCCCACGACCACGGCGCGACGTTCCTCCTCGAGACCTACGTCAACAACGTCATCGGCTCCCTCGAGGAGACGCAGCGCGTCTTCGACGAGATCGACCGCCCGGGCATCGAACTGCTCATGGACCCGACGAACTACTTCGAGACGCACAACATCGACAACCAGCGCGAAGTGCTCGGCGACGTCTTCGACGAGCTCGGGCACCGGGTGCGCATCGCCCACGCCAAGGACGTCAAGCGCTCGGGCGACGACAAGACCGAGAAGCACGCCGACATCGGCGATGAGAACGCCCTCGAGTCGCACACCTTCCGCGGCGTCGGCGAGATCGAGCTGCCCGCCGCGGGACTCGGCGAGCTCGACTACGAGTTCTACGTCCAGCGACTCGCCGAGAAGAGCCCCAACGTGCCGCTCATCATCGAGCACCTCGACGAGAGCGACGTGCCTCGGGCCAAGCGGTTCGTCGACGAGGTCCTGACGAAGGTGGGTGTCTGA
- a CDS encoding sugar ABC transporter ATP-binding protein — MDNLTLRSTAPDAVLRTEPLLVASDLTKRYGAVRALDGASFSCMPGEVLALVGENGAGKSTVSRILAGATEATSGGITLDGEPFDVTSIAEARERGVACAFQELALVPDWTVAENLMLPERRGRGMFSQRKAREQAEELLARLDVTHLDPSSVVGDLRLADRQVIEIVRAIAADPKLLILDEASSALSPTGVSWLFARIRELTVQGVGVIYVSHRLGEISEIADRGTVLRDGASVGEFTRGSWSEDDLVSQMAGRTARRHFPDRPDAPAADAPLALEVRGLRSEALTGVDLTAHRGEIVGIGGLQGQGQTELLRCLFGATPALAEEWTIGGRPARHLTPTRAVRRGVGFVPEDRKTEGLALTLSVGENLLAPWLRPIAPGGPVQLRRERSWVDRVLGSLSVRTRGPNEAVGALSGGNQQKVVFGRWIDRNRSVLLLHDPTRGIDVRAKQELYAAMLELAKSGVAIIWFSTEVEELVHLCHRVAVLYRGRVARVLEGDQITPDAIVGAAVGTA, encoded by the coding sequence GTGGACAACCTGACCCTCCGGAGCACCGCGCCCGACGCGGTGCTCCGGACGGAGCCACTGCTCGTGGCATCCGATCTCACCAAGCGATACGGCGCCGTCCGCGCCCTCGACGGAGCGAGCTTCAGCTGCATGCCGGGCGAGGTGCTCGCCCTCGTCGGCGAGAACGGCGCGGGCAAGAGCACCGTGTCCCGCATCCTCGCCGGAGCGACCGAGGCGACGTCGGGCGGGATCACGCTCGACGGCGAGCCGTTCGACGTGACATCTATCGCCGAGGCCCGCGAACGCGGCGTCGCGTGCGCGTTCCAGGAACTCGCGCTAGTGCCCGACTGGACCGTCGCCGAGAACCTGATGCTGCCCGAACGACGCGGGCGCGGCATGTTCTCACAGCGGAAGGCGCGCGAGCAGGCCGAGGAACTCCTCGCCCGTCTCGACGTCACCCACCTGGATCCGTCGTCCGTCGTCGGCGACCTGCGCCTGGCCGACCGTCAGGTGATCGAGATCGTCCGCGCGATCGCGGCCGATCCCAAGCTGCTGATCCTCGACGAGGCGTCGTCGGCTCTGAGCCCCACCGGCGTGAGCTGGCTGTTCGCCCGGATCCGCGAACTCACAGTGCAAGGGGTGGGCGTCATCTACGTGTCCCACCGCCTCGGCGAGATCTCCGAGATCGCCGATCGCGGAACCGTCCTCCGCGACGGCGCCTCGGTGGGCGAGTTCACCAGAGGGTCGTGGTCGGAGGACGACCTCGTCTCGCAGATGGCGGGGCGTACCGCGCGCCGCCACTTCCCCGACCGGCCCGACGCGCCCGCGGCCGATGCACCGCTCGCCCTCGAGGTGCGCGGCCTCCGCTCCGAGGCCCTGACCGGCGTCGACCTCACCGCGCACCGCGGCGAGATCGTCGGGATCGGCGGTCTCCAGGGCCAAGGGCAGACCGAGCTGCTGCGCTGCCTGTTCGGTGCTACACCGGCACTGGCCGAGGAGTGGACCATCGGCGGCCGACCGGCCCGGCACCTCACGCCCACGCGCGCCGTGCGTCGCGGCGTCGGCTTCGTGCCCGAGGACCGGAAGACCGAGGGGCTCGCGCTGACGCTGAGCGTCGGCGAGAACCTGCTCGCCCCGTGGCTGCGACCGATCGCACCCGGCGGACCCGTGCAGCTCCGCCGCGAGCGGAGCTGGGTCGACCGCGTACTCGGCAGCCTGAGCGTGCGCACCCGGGGGCCGAACGAGGCGGTCGGCGCATTGTCGGGCGGCAACCAGCAGAAGGTGGTCTTCGGTCGCTGGATCGACCGGAACCGCTCGGTGCTGCTGCTGCACGATCCCACCCGCGGCATCGACGTGCGAGCGAAGCAGGAGCTGTACGCGGCGATGCTCGAGCTCGCGAAGTCGGGGGTCGCGATCATCTGGTTCTCGACCGAAGTGGAGGAGCTCGTGCACCTGTGCCACCGCGTCGCCGTGCTGTATCGCGGGCGCGTCGCCCGCGTGCTCGAAGGCGACCAGATCACGCCGGATGCGATCGTCGGAGCGGCGGTGGGCACCGCATGA
- a CDS encoding Gfo/Idh/MocA family protein, whose translation MASLEAQTFAPDVEVRETGLRIGAIGAGMIMADVHLEAYRQAGFEVVAIASRTESKAGALAERYGIPTVHSTPLGLIADPNVDIVDIAFPPDQQPALIRAALAQKHVKGILAQKPLALTLDEAVALRDEAAAAGKVLSVNQNMRFDQSIRVLKQILDGGELGEVVFASITMHAIPHWQGFLEEYDRLTLANMSVHHLDVLRFLFGDPEEIFTATRTDPRTQFEHEDGIVVSTLRFPSGVLAVSIEDVWSGPREEGYDSDASITWRVEGTKGVAKGTIGWPTGEPSTLTYSSTLTTGGRWVSPEWDTHWFPHAFIGVMEQLQYALATGTEPKLTVADNVRTIALIEAGYRSILENRPVRIDEIPA comes from the coding sequence ATGGCTTCACTGGAAGCGCAGACGTTCGCCCCCGACGTCGAAGTGCGCGAAACAGGGCTGCGGATCGGCGCCATCGGCGCGGGCATGATCATGGCCGACGTGCACCTCGAGGCCTACCGTCAAGCCGGCTTCGAGGTGGTCGCGATCGCTTCGCGCACCGAGTCCAAGGCGGGCGCGCTCGCCGAGCGCTACGGCATCCCCACGGTGCATTCGACGCCGCTCGGGCTCATCGCGGATCCGAACGTCGACATCGTCGACATCGCCTTCCCGCCCGACCAGCAGCCCGCCCTCATCCGTGCTGCCCTCGCCCAGAAGCACGTCAAGGGCATCCTCGCCCAGAAGCCGCTCGCGCTGACGCTCGACGAGGCAGTGGCGCTTCGCGACGAGGCCGCGGCCGCCGGCAAGGTGCTCTCGGTCAACCAGAACATGCGCTTCGACCAGTCCATTCGCGTGCTCAAGCAGATCCTGGACGGCGGCGAGCTCGGCGAGGTCGTGTTCGCGTCCATCACCATGCACGCGATCCCGCACTGGCAGGGCTTCCTCGAGGAGTACGACCGACTGACCCTCGCCAACATGAGCGTGCACCACCTCGATGTGCTGCGGTTCCTCTTCGGCGACCCGGAGGAGATCTTCACGGCAACGCGAACGGATCCGCGCACGCAGTTCGAGCACGAGGACGGCATCGTCGTCTCCACCCTGCGATTCCCCTCGGGAGTGCTCGCCGTGTCGATCGAGGACGTGTGGTCGGGTCCCCGCGAGGAGGGCTACGACTCCGACGCGTCGATCACCTGGCGCGTCGAGGGGACGAAGGGCGTCGCGAAGGGCACGATCGGCTGGCCGACCGGCGAACCGTCGACCCTCACCTACTCATCGACCCTGACGACGGGCGGCCGCTGGGTGAGCCCGGAATGGGACACGCACTGGTTCCCCCACGCCTTCATCGGCGTGATGGAGCAGCTGCAGTACGCGCTCGCGACGGGCACCGAACCCAAACTCACCGTCGCCGACAACGTCCGCACGATCGCCCTGATCGAAGCCGGATACCGGTCGATTCTCGAGAACCGCCCCGTGCGGATCGACGAGATCCCGGCCTGA
- a CDS encoding enoyl-CoA hydratase/isomerase family protein, with the protein MITGQLDEVAVEVDGHVAVITLNRPEKLNAVTPAMSKELTRLAHACNDDDAVRAVVITGAGERAFCAGSDIRTLDDYATPWEFRNRVDYCDALRELRKPIIAAINGYAFGGGVETAMICDIRLASDTAQLAASEIKLGWIGGGGMSAFLAHSAGPSNAAMMLLTGDPIDAATAKAWGLVSEVHPRADLLDRARQLAAVIASRPPIAAQTAKANLRAAFTMPFDDAMRYERDLQTICFATDDAAEGRAAFAEKRTGRFTGR; encoded by the coding sequence ATGATCACCGGTCAGCTCGACGAGGTGGCGGTCGAGGTCGACGGCCACGTCGCCGTGATCACGCTCAACCGTCCGGAGAAGCTCAACGCGGTCACGCCCGCCATGTCGAAGGAGCTCACGAGGCTCGCCCACGCCTGCAACGACGACGACGCCGTCCGCGCCGTCGTGATCACCGGCGCGGGCGAGCGGGCCTTCTGCGCCGGATCCGACATCCGCACGCTCGACGACTATGCGACGCCGTGGGAGTTCCGCAACCGCGTCGACTACTGTGACGCGCTCCGCGAACTGCGCAAGCCGATCATCGCGGCGATCAACGGCTACGCGTTCGGCGGCGGCGTCGAGACGGCCATGATCTGCGATATCCGTCTCGCCTCGGACACGGCGCAGCTGGCGGCATCCGAGATCAAGCTCGGGTGGATCGGGGGCGGCGGGATGAGTGCCTTCCTCGCGCACTCCGCCGGACCGAGCAACGCCGCGATGATGCTGCTGACCGGCGACCCGATCGACGCAGCGACGGCCAAGGCGTGGGGTCTCGTCTCCGAGGTGCATCCACGGGCGGACCTGCTCGATCGCGCCCGGCAGCTCGCCGCGGTCATCGCGTCCCGCCCGCCGATCGCGGCGCAGACCGCCAAGGCCAACCTGCGTGCCGCATTCACCATGCCGTTCGACGACGCCATGCGCTACGAACGCGACCTGCAGACCATCTGCTTCGCGACCGACGATGCGGCCGAGGGTCGCGCCGCGTTCGCCGAGAAGCGGACCGGCCGATTCACCGGCCGCTGA
- a CDS encoding SDR family NAD(P)-dependent oxidoreductase, with protein MTTNPSAPRGAALVTGAGGALGRAIALRLGADGFAIGVLGRESDFLRETASLLQAQSIPHRVLPVDLRDGTSIDSALTEVESELAPLAAVVNNAAIYPATPFLDITQDEYEDVVRVNQTAYFLTAQGAARRMVDRGAGAIVNIGSITFHGGWANLASYVSTKGASVGLTRALARELGPSGIRVNGVSPGAFPTKAEEIHENPAEYNRFVIDRQSIKRRGTDAELAAVVSFLVGPDSAFLTGQTINVDGGWIME; from the coding sequence ATGACGACGAACCCGTCGGCACCCCGCGGCGCCGCCCTCGTCACGGGGGCGGGGGGTGCGCTCGGTCGAGCGATCGCCCTGCGCCTGGGGGCCGACGGGTTCGCCATCGGCGTGCTCGGTCGTGAGAGCGATTTCCTCCGTGAGACCGCGAGCCTGCTGCAGGCGCAGTCCATTCCGCATCGCGTCCTGCCGGTCGACCTCAGGGATGGCACGTCGATCGATTCGGCGCTGACCGAGGTCGAATCCGAGCTGGCGCCGCTCGCGGCCGTCGTGAACAACGCGGCCATCTACCCGGCGACCCCGTTCCTCGACATCACGCAGGACGAGTACGAGGACGTCGTGCGGGTCAACCAGACCGCCTACTTCCTCACCGCCCAGGGCGCGGCCCGCCGCATGGTGGACCGCGGGGCCGGCGCGATCGTCAACATCGGCTCCATCACCTTCCACGGTGGCTGGGCCAACCTGGCGAGCTACGTCTCGACCAAGGGCGCGTCGGTCGGACTGACGCGAGCGCTCGCGCGCGAACTCGGGCCTTCGGGCATCCGCGTCAACGGCGTCTCGCCCGGCGCGTTCCCGACGAAGGCCGAAGAGATCCACGAGAACCCCGCGGAGTACAACCGATTCGTGATCGACCGCCAGTCGATCAAGCGTCGGGGCACCGACGCCGAGCTCGCCGCCGTCGTCTCGTTCCTCGTCGGTCCGGACTCCGCGTTCCTCACCGGGCAGACGATCAACGTCGACGGCGGATGGATCATGGAGTGA
- a CDS encoding extracellular solute-binding protein: protein MSGVAQYVGLTWDHPRGRAALEAAIPFAAEGGADLRWEVHSLEGFESAPLEQLAERYDLIVLDHPHLGDALASGCLQPMESVMGDAYLADLAVRAVGPSLDAYRLGGSTWALPLDAATQVSARRADLVDVDPRTWDDVVELSRRVPVALSLSGPHAYLTFASVCRSLGAPLSDGVAAELVDHVTAERALDLLSELAGRAPNATDGQNPIALLERMTSGDDIAYIPLVYGYVGYADRRLQRPVSFGASPVGPTGILGSTLGGTGIAVTRRADVTDALRGHLAWLLSDEVQATFIPRHAGQPAMRAAWESDTVNAPVGDFYRRTRSTIEAAWTRPRFAGFTSAQSAMSRVIRDGLREHRAAADVIATLTRLQNAAADAAAREEIPS, encoded by the coding sequence GTGAGCGGCGTGGCGCAGTACGTGGGTCTCACCTGGGACCACCCCCGCGGACGGGCGGCGCTCGAGGCCGCCATCCCGTTCGCGGCGGAGGGCGGGGCCGACCTCCGATGGGAGGTGCACTCGCTCGAGGGCTTCGAGTCGGCTCCTCTGGAGCAGCTCGCCGAGCGCTACGACCTCATCGTGCTGGACCATCCGCATCTCGGCGATGCGCTCGCGAGCGGATGCCTCCAGCCCATGGAGTCCGTCATGGGCGATGCGTACCTCGCCGATCTCGCGGTGCGGGCGGTCGGACCATCGCTGGACGCCTACCGGCTCGGCGGGAGCACGTGGGCTCTGCCGTTGGATGCCGCGACGCAGGTCAGCGCGCGCCGCGCCGACCTCGTGGACGTCGATCCCCGCACCTGGGACGACGTCGTGGAGCTCTCGCGTCGAGTGCCGGTCGCCCTTTCGTTGTCTGGCCCCCATGCCTACCTGACCTTCGCCTCGGTGTGCCGGAGCCTCGGGGCTCCCCTCTCCGACGGCGTCGCGGCGGAACTGGTCGACCACGTGACCGCGGAGCGGGCGCTCGACCTGCTCTCCGAACTCGCGGGCCGCGCACCGAACGCGACCGACGGGCAGAATCCGATCGCGCTCCTCGAGCGCATGACCTCCGGTGATGACATCGCCTACATCCCCCTGGTCTACGGCTACGTGGGGTATGCCGACCGGAGACTCCAGCGGCCGGTGAGCTTCGGAGCGAGTCCCGTCGGCCCGACCGGGATCCTCGGTTCGACGCTCGGCGGTACCGGGATCGCGGTGACCCGGCGCGCCGACGTCACCGACGCCCTGCGCGGCCACCTGGCCTGGCTGCTCTCCGATGAGGTGCAGGCGACCTTCATCCCGCGGCATGCGGGACAGCCCGCGATGCGCGCCGCCTGGGAGAGCGACACCGTCAACGCGCCCGTGGGCGACTTCTACCGTCGCACCCGATCGACGATCGAGGCGGCGTGGACGCGACCTCGCTTCGCAGGGTTCACCTCCGCGCAGTCGGCGATGTCGCGCGTCATCCGCGACGGGCTTCGCGAACATCGAGCGGCCGCGGACGTCATCGCCACGCTCACACGCCTGCAGAACGCGGCCGCCGACGCCGCGGCACGAGAGGAGATCCCCTCATGA
- a CDS encoding CaiB/BaiF CoA transferase family protein codes for MTDTRPDAPGILSGYRVLDCSIAMAGPFAGQRLGDLGADVIKVEPTTGEWQRHAAAGGAKGNRINVSFLSLNRNKRSLAVDLKAPEGRDLLYRLVAESDVFLQNYRPGVAARLGVDYATLQEINPSLVYVSISGYGEDGPYRDRPGQDLLLQALSGAMLSAGAAGSPPQPAGQYLVDAVTASTAFEAVLAALLHRERTGEGQQVSVNMLDVITTLQMQEISVFTMGGVPQERSSQPHAHVYIRSPYGAFATADGYLALAMPHLPTLGELIDEPSFADYDGEVDGWTRRDEIYEKVANRLRTRTTQEWFDLLSAAGVWVAPVNSYADVVEDAQIAHNGTFVEYDHPTEGRVKTPGFPYRFSRTPARIDRGAPLAGEHTREILTDLGMTGDDIDRLLADGVVASERA; via the coding sequence ATGACTGACACCCGACCCGACGCCCCCGGCATCCTCAGCGGCTATCGCGTCCTGGACTGCTCCATCGCGATGGCCGGGCCGTTCGCCGGCCAGCGCCTCGGCGATCTCGGTGCCGACGTCATCAAGGTCGAGCCGACCACGGGCGAATGGCAGCGCCATGCCGCCGCCGGCGGGGCGAAGGGCAACCGGATCAACGTCTCGTTCCTCTCCCTGAACCGGAACAAGCGATCCCTCGCCGTCGACCTCAAGGCGCCCGAGGGCCGCGACCTGCTGTATCGCCTCGTCGCCGAGTCAGATGTCTTCCTGCAGAACTACCGTCCCGGCGTCGCGGCCCGCCTCGGGGTCGACTACGCGACGCTTCAGGAGATCAACCCGTCGCTCGTGTACGTGTCGATCTCGGGCTACGGCGAGGACGGCCCGTACCGCGACCGGCCCGGCCAGGACCTGCTGCTGCAGGCGCTGAGCGGCGCCATGCTCTCGGCCGGTGCCGCCGGTTCGCCGCCCCAGCCCGCGGGCCAGTACCTCGTCGACGCGGTCACCGCATCGACGGCGTTCGAGGCGGTGCTGGCGGCGCTCCTGCACCGCGAGCGCACCGGCGAGGGCCAGCAGGTCAGCGTCAACATGCTCGACGTCATCACGACCCTCCAGATGCAGGAGATCTCGGTGTTCACGATGGGCGGCGTGCCGCAGGAGCGGAGCTCGCAGCCGCACGCGCACGTCTACATCCGATCGCCGTACGGCGCGTTCGCAACAGCCGATGGATACCTCGCCCTCGCCATGCCGCACCTGCCGACGCTCGGGGAGTTGATCGACGAGCCGTCGTTCGCCGACTACGACGGCGAGGTCGACGGATGGACGCGCCGTGACGAGATCTACGAGAAGGTCGCGAACCGGCTGCGGACCCGCACGACGCAGGAGTGGTTCGACCTCCTCTCCGCGGCCGGCGTCTGGGTGGCACCCGTCAACTCCTACGCCGACGTCGTCGAGGATGCGCAGATCGCCCACAACGGCACGTTCGTCGAATACGACCACCCCACGGAGGGTCGCGTGAAGACGCCCGGATTCCCCTACCGGTTCTCACGGACGCCGGCGCGCATCGACCGAGGCGCGCCGCTCGCCGGCGAGCACACCCGGGAGATCCTCACCGACCTCGGCATGACGGGCGACGACATCGACCGCCTGCTGGCCGACGGTGTCGTCGCGAGCGAGCGGGCGTGA